The Myxocyprinus asiaticus isolate MX2 ecotype Aquarium Trade chromosome 31, UBuf_Myxa_2, whole genome shotgun sequence genome has a segment encoding these proteins:
- the LOC127422056 gene encoding short transient receptor potential channel 4-like, with amino-acid sequence MSQLYYRRTDNSSYRDRIPLRIVRAESELSAQEKSYLSAVEKGDYASVKQSLEESEIYFKININCIDPLGRTALLIAIENENLEIIDLLLSFNVYVGDALLHAIRKEVVGAVELLLNHKKPSREKQVPPILLDRQFSDFTPDITPIILAAHTNNYEIIKMLVQKGVSVPQPHEVRCNCVECVSSSDVDSLRHSRSRLNIYRALASPSLIALSSEDPFLTAFQLSWELQELSKVENEFKTEYEELSHQCKHFAKDLLDQTRSSRELEFILNFRDDVNLLQDEATNELARLKLAIRYRQKEFVAQPNCQQLLASRWYDEFPGWRRRHWAGKFITCIFIGLLFPLLSLCYLVAPRSRYGLFIRKPFIKFICHTASYLTFLFLLLLASQHIVSNNPDRQGPKPTTVEWMILPWVLGFIWTEIKQMWDGGFQDYIHDWWNLMDFVMNSLYLATISLKIVAYVKYSGCKPRDTWEMWHPTLVAEAVFAIANIFSSLRLISLFTANSHLGPLQISLGRMLLDILKFLFIYCLVLLAFANGLNQLYFYYETSSKGMNCKGIRCERQNNAFSTLFETLQSLFWSIFGLISLYVTNVQADHKFTEFVGATMFGTYNVISLVVLLNMLIAMMNNSYQHIADHADTEWKFARTKLWMSYFDEGGTLPPPFNIIPSPKTMCYLITWIKVHIFKRRSKRTETFGTLGRRAAENVRLNHQYQEVLRNLVKRYVAAMIRDAKTEEGLTEENFKELKQDISSFRYEVIGMMKGNQKSTRVNKSSTMASDVSHADFSLQYSSSLQQNNKLSLYDVTTVLQQQKSEETRDSLCVVNGSVLALADQISKDKARKDFPKDFTDFGLFPRTHKQTGLGLNPNKIYSLKEEARESDTDILAWVIEETVEEKPLADRG; translated from the exons ATGTCGCAGCTGTACTACCGCAGAACGGACAACTCCTCTTACCGGGACCGCATACCGCTGCGGATAGTGCGCGCCGAGTCAGAACTCTCAGCACAGGAGAAGTCCTATCTCAGCGCTGTAGAGAAGGGCGATTACGCCAGCGTGAAACAATCGCTGGAAGAGTCGGAGATCTACTTCAAGATCAACATCAACTGCATTGATCCACTGGGGCGCACAGCACTGCTCATCGCCATTGAGAATGAGAACTTGGAGATCATTGATCTGCTCCTCAGCTTCAACGTGTACGTCGGCGACGCTCTGCTTCACGCCATCCGGAAAGAGGTGGTGGGAGCAGTGGAGCTCCTACTGAACCACAAGAAGCCAAGCAGGGAGAAACAG gTACCTCCCATACTGCTTGACAGACAGTTTTCTGACTTCACTCCCGACATCACTCCCATCATCCTGGCGGCCCACACCAACAACTACGAGATCATCAAGATGTTGGTTCAGAAAGGTGTGTCGGTCCCTCAGCCTCACGAGGTGCGCTGTAACTGCGTGGAATGTGTCTCCAGCTCAGATGTGGACAGTTTGCGACACTCACGCTCACGGCTGAACATTTACAGGGCCCTCGCCAGCCCCTCTCTCATCGCACTATCCAGCGAGGATCCCTTCCTCACAGCCTTCCAGCTTAGCTGGGAGCTCCAGGAACTCAGCAAAGTGGAAAACGAGTTCAAAACAGAGTACGAGGAGCTCTCCCATCAGTGTAAACACTTTGCAAAGGATCTTCTGGACCAGACCAGGTCCTCACGTGAGCTGGAGTTTATCCTTAACTTCCGTGATGATGTCAACCTACTTCAGGATGAGGCTACCAATGAGCTGGCTCGCCTCAAATTGGCCATCAGATACCGCCAGAAAGAG TTCGTAGCACAGCCAAATTGCCAGCAGCTGTTGGCCTCACGCTGGTATGATGAATTTCCTGGCTGGAGGAGACGCCATTGGGCTGGCAAGTTCATCACCTGCATCTTCATTGGCCTGCTGTTCCCCCTACTTTCCCTCTGTTATCTGGTGGCACCCAGGAGCCGCTATGGCCTCTTCATTCGCAAACCCTTCATTAAGTTCATCTGTCACACTGCTTCTTACCTGACCTTCCTCTTTCTCCTGCTGCTGGCCTCCCAGCACATAGTCTCCAACAATCCTGATCGACAAGGTCCTAAACCCACCACTGTGGAATGGATGATCCTGCCCTGGGTTCTAG GTTTCATATGGACAGAGATCAAGCAGATGTGGGATGGTGGATTTCAGGATTACATCCATGACTGGTGGAATCTTATGGACTTTGTGATGAATTCCTTGTATCTTGCAACCATTTCACTAAAGATTGTGGCATATGTCAAG TACAGTGGATGCAAACCCAGAGATACTTGGGAAATGTGGCACCCCACACTGGTGGCTGAGGCAGTGTTTGCCATTGCCAACATCTTTAGCTCACTGCGCCTCATCTCGCTCTTCACGGCCAACTCGCACCTTGGTCCTTTGCAGATATCATTGGGTCGAATGCTCTTGGACATCCTTAAGTTCTTGTTCATCTACTGTCTGGTGCTGCTGGCCTTCGCCAATGGACTCAATCAACTCTACTTCTACTACGAAACCAGTAGTAAGGGCATGAACTGCAAAGGCATCCGATGTGAACGTCAGAACAACGCTTTCTCAAC gCTATTTGAGACCTTGCAGTCTTTATTCTGGTCCATTTTTGGGTTGATCAGTTTGTATGTGACCAATGTTCAAGCTGACCACAAGTTCACCGAATTTGTGGGTGCTACCATGTTTGGTACCTATAATGTCATCTCCTTGGTGGTCCTTCTCAATATGCTTATTGCCATGATGAACAATTCATATCAGCATATTGCA GACCATGCTGATACTGAGTGGAAATTTGCCAGAACTAAATTATGGATGAGTTATTTTGATGAAGGAGGAACCTTACCACCTCCCTTCAACATTATCCCCAGTCCCAAAACCATGTGTTACCTAATTACATGGATTAAGGTGCATATTTTCAAGAGGAGGTCAAAAAGGACTGAGACATTTGGGACATTAGGG AGAAGGGCAGCTGAAAACGTGAGACTCAACCACCAATACCAG GAGGTCTTGAGAAACTTAGTAAAACGATATGTGGCAGCCATGATTCGAGATGCCAAGACTGAGGAGGGACTCACAGAGGAGAACTTCAAG GAGCTGAAGCAGGACATATCCAGCTTCCGCTATGAGGTCATAGGAATGATGAAAGGCAACCAGAAAAGTACTCGTGTGAATAAGTCGAGCACAATGGCTTCTGATGTATCCCATGCAGACTTTTCACTTCAGTATTCCTCAAGTCTTCAACAGAACAACAAATTAAGTTTGTATGATGTCACCACAGTTTTGCAGCAGCAAAAATCTGAAGAGACAAGGGACTCTCTCTGTGTAGTCAACGGCTCAGTGTTGGCTTTGGCTGACCAAATATCTAAAGACAAAGCCAGAAAGGACTTTCCTAAAGATTTTACCGACTTTGGATTATTCCCGAGGACCCACAAGCAAACTGGTCTTGGTCTCAACCCAAATAAGATCTACTCTCTTAAAGAGGAGGCAAGGGAATCAGATACTGACATATTAGCCTGGGTGATAGAGGAAACAGTTGAAGAGAAACCACTGGCAGACAGAGGTTGA